In the genome of Brachypodium distachyon strain Bd21 chromosome 3, Brachypodium_distachyon_v3.0, whole genome shotgun sequence, the window GCACGAGTCAAGGCGGCGCTCCATAACCAGAACTGCTGCTCGACGATATCCGGGATGTCCAGGGCAGCCAAGGACAGGGGTTTCTCGCTGGTGATTGAAGGGGAAGAGCTCGGCCGGATGGACTCCCATGAAAGCGGCGCGAGAAGCTTGCTTCAGAAGTACCGGCCCAGGTTTTTCTCTGAGCTGGCTGGACAGAATGCCGTTGCGCAGTCTCTTTCGAGCGCTGTTTCGCAAGGAAAGCTTGCTCCCATCTATCTCTTCCATGGTCCGCATGGCATCGGCAAGACTTCTGCGGCTAGAATATTTGCGGCGACGCTTAATTGCCACTCTCCAGGTGGGAACCAACCCTGTGGGAACTGCGATGAATGTGTGGCCATATTCTCAGGAATCAGCAGCAGTGTGGTAGAGATTGATGCTTCCAAACTTGATTGCAAAGCTAGAGTTGCTGCCTTGCTCAGGAGTGCCTGTGAAGTTCCTGCTTCTTCGAACTTCAAGGTTCTTATTGTAGATGATTGCCAACACATGGATAAGGAGGGATGGTACTCCATCTACAGTAGCCTTGAAGGGATTCCTGACAGCTCAATCTTTGTCATGATAACATCTGACGTTGATAAACTACCAAGCAATTCAGCTGGATGGTGCCAGAGCTACAGGTTTTGCAAGGTAGATGATGCAGAGATTGTCCGCCGATTGAGCAAGATTTGTACAAAAGAAGGTATGGAGTTCGAAGCCGAGGCTCTGGAGCTTCTTGCTCGCAAGGCAAGCGGTTCCATTCGGGATGCAGTCCAAATGCTTGATCAGCTAACTCTGCTTGGAAAAAGAATCAGCAGATCAGTAACATATGACCTAGTAAGTTGATTTCTCCAGTTTTCTATCCTTaagtatattttcataattGGAAAACTATGCACTAACTTGCTATAATATTTCTGCAGATCGGTGATGTCTCAGACGAGGAGTTGCTTGATCTTCTTAATCTGTCTATGTCATCAGATGCTGCTACCATTGTCAGGAGGGCTAGGGAGCTTTTAAGTTCAAAGGTTGACCCTCTACAGCTGTTGGCTCAGCTTGCAAATCTTATCATGGATATTTTAGCTGGGAAGCACCAGTCAGATTCTTCAGAAGTTAGAAAAGTTATTGGCAAAAATACATGTATGTACCCTTTCCCTTCCTACGCAAACTTTAAAGTTGTTCATGCTACATAAGGAATAACTGCATGAAAATCTGTTATTCTATTGTTGAACTGTCTCTTTGTGCTATATACACACTCACAGTGTACATGGATCTATTTTTTCCATATCCATCTAACCTTGTGTATAACTTCTCAGCTGCTGACGTCGATGTGCACAGACTTAGGAATGCACTGGAAATACTTTCTGAAACCGAAAAGCAGTTGAAAACCACAAAGAACCAGTCTACATGGCTTACAGCAGCTCTGTTACAGTTTAATATGAGGGAGCCTTACTGCCTAGAGACCCTAGATGACACTGCAGTTTCAAGCATGTTCACAGAGAGTCAGACAGGTAATTAGTTTTCTTTGCCTGAAGGAAACATGTTTATGTCATTGCAAAAATATCCCAAATCATTTCAAATATCCAATGTCGTTATGAAACATAACTTAGTCACGTTCTCAGACTTGTCTGTTTACTGACAAACTAAGCTATTCATTGCGCAGATGATGGGGCTGGTGTCCTGAAAGATGAAAGCTTAGAGACCAGTTCTCATCTTTGCTATCAGAACAAAATGGGCTGTCTAGACATGAATTTAGGAGATCCGGATGTACTGGAGACGATCTGGATGAAGGCTCTTGAAAACTGCACATCTAATTCACTTCATAATCTGTTGCAGAAAGATGGGAAGTTGTCATCCCTGTACACAACCCAAGGTAATTGATCAAACTCTGTGTAATAGCGTtgtcttctgttttttttttgagggaaaattTGCCTGTTAAGTCTATCTAATGAAAACATGCCCCTACTTCATATAGCCCTTGTTTCCTGCTGATCCATCATACATCCTATCCAGCCAGTGGTTTGGATTCCAAAAGACACATGTTTGTCTGAACATATGTATCATGTAGCAAATGTTTACCTCCTGTCAGTAAGCTAGTTTTCTTAGTGAGATGGTAGATCATGACCAATTActttttctttcaaacacATCATGCATGAGCAATCAGCACAGGCGACACATTCTATTACGGAGTAGCATCCTTTTACATCACTATAGGCTGAAGATGTTTTAACTCTGAATCGCAGGTGTAGCAGTTGCCGAGCTACAATTCTGTCATCCTGAGGATGTACCTACATCAGAGACCTTCTGGATGCCACTTGTGGGTTCTCTGCAGAACTTGCTAAAGTGCAATGTGGACATCCGAATCAATCTTTCTCCGATCTCTATGAGCAACAGGGCTGGATCCAAGAATTCATCTGTCAGCCTGGTGATGCAATCCAGAGAAGATCAAGAGACGCGGAACCAAGCCGCCACGGACTGCAGAACCGTCGCTTCTTCCAGAAGGGAGTGcccttcgccgccgctcccaGGACAACCCAGGGAGAAACCGTCACACATTCTGGGATGCCTCCATGGCGCGGACAGGGACATGGGAGACGCCGAGTCGAGGATCCTGAGCTACCAGAAGATCCCCGCCATACCTGAAGCAGCATCCACTCCAGGGAACAACGTTGAGACCGCCTCGAGAGCCGGAGGACACACGCCGAAGGCCGACCAAGACCGACCCCGTCGTCGACGCGGCtgcttctcgaagatcatacCGCGCGGCGAACCTGCCCCTTGTCGCAATCCTGAGCCTCCACGGCAGCCTCGCAAGGGACTGTtcagctgctgcttctgcaaGATCAGACCAGACTGCAGAACGAAAGCTGACGCTGTGTACAGGTCAGAAACCTGGCAGGTGTCCCATGGGTAGCAATAGCATGGTGTAGGTGTAGACTCTGAAAGTTAGGAGGTGCGCACAGCTGAAACATGGCTGCTGTTAATGGCTTTTATCTTTTGGCATGGATGGTGGGTAATCATCACTTGGAAGTTTGATCAATTTATGCGAACCTGTTAACTGCAGCATGCTGCTCCTGAGTTTCTGACACAATAGATGAGTATTGATAGTTTGTTCAAACAGACTCTCCTGGCAACGCAATGATATAATTCTCCATGAGAAACATGCTTTTGTCGCGTTCATGAACCATCCCATTTATTTGTTTAGCTTCGTTAATCATCTAGTCATTATACAAATCAACTAGAGAggtgggattttttttttagctgaGAAATGAGTTGTTAGCCTAAAGAATTCTCACATGAACACAAACACTAGACCAGATAATCAAAGAGCGAAAACCTATAAAATAGTGTCGTCATGGATGGATCAATTAATCTTTACTTCTAAATAAATTATCCAAAGCAGTTTATCATGGATGGATCAATTAATCTTTATTcaattggtggcggtgatccaTCACACATTCCTCACATTGATTTGGCATAAGTAATAGTAGTAGATGGCGGTATATTGTGCCAGCATATCTAAATAAGTAAACATAATGATTCGCAAGCACAATTAGGCAACTGCTTGTCTTCGGTACGGATACTTCCTGAACCCCGAGGTTCTTCCCAGCAAATCGCAGACggcaatgcaatgcaatgcgGAGGCATGGTAAAACTTTTACACGACGATTTTTCTTTGCATCTGTTTAACTCGGTGTAAAAAGAAGGGTCTATAAAGAAGTTGAAATGAAAACACAGCAAGAACAGCAAGGGTATGTCCAGAGATGCAAGATCTAGACATGAGCCACCACCACAAGCAAGAGGGGCTCGTTCAGCTACCTACGACACAGCGTCCAGAGACGTGCATCAGAAACGCAAACGCAAATGCACACGAACTAGGTGGGCTGCACCCCGCTATGGCTGCCTGCCTCTTCAGTTTTCGTTCACCGGTCCAGCTTGACACTTCCTGCTTGCTCGGTCATCGGTTCAGGTCGAAGCAGAGGCGCCGAAAGAGGACACAAGCCACCCATTCTTCTTCGCATGCTCGACATAGGAGAGGAACTTCTCCGGGGCATCAGGAATGTCAAGAGCCAGATCATCAAGCCCGTCCCTGACCCTCGAGAACCCCTTGGTCATCTGGTTGATGGTTATGATCCCTTCACCAAAGCACTCTTGCAGCAGCTCGAGGGTGCGCTCtgtcttcttctccatcgCCATGACAAGCGCCTTCTTGACCACCTCATGGTTGAAGAAAGGCATCCCCATCTCACGGATGCAGTTGCATGCTTCCCCTAAATCGCCCCCACTCTCATATTCCTCCAGGAGCTTTGCTATCTTGTCCTTGGCATCCTCCACGGCACATCCTGTCCCGCCGCCCCAGCATCTCAGAAGCCTCTCTCCAGCGTGACGGGCAGAGGCAAGTGAGCGTGCCATGTTCAATGTTTCAGCCCCACTGCATTTTGGTGGAAGTTCACTGCCAATCTCATCTAAGTTCAGAGGCGCAAGCACATCATCGATCACTGCCCTGGCTAGGAACAGTCCAAGCTCATCTGAGGCATCCAATATGTCCAGTGCAGTATCTTCTGCAGATTCAAGAAGCATTATGAATCCCTTGACAACGTCTTCGGTAGAGAACAGCTCCATGCTTAATGAGGATAGAAGAACAGATGCCATCTCTTTCTCCCTGTTCTTGCGGTCCATTGCAATTGTTATGAGTTTCTTGATAAATATCGGGTTGTACTCTGGAAAACCAAGCTCTTTGAGGGTGCGAATAAGCTCTGGTATATCATCAGAAAGGAAGTACTCATGTATCATAGACACAGCCTCCTTCTTGTACCTCCTCAGCTTCTCATGGTCATCATCTTGGACATGGCCATTGGCACCTGAAGGTACATATGAAGAGTCAAGCCATCCCTCAGAGACTGCTTTTGGTACCAATGTCTGGAACTGAGATTTTGCGGATGGTACATCAAGAGAGAGATCATCAAGACTTTCTGCAACACGAGAGAATCCCTTCATCATCTGACTAGAGCTTATCAAACCTTCTTCAGCTGCTTCCTTCAGAAGCTTGATAATAAGTGCTTCTGTAGCTGGACTTTCCATTCCAAGAGTGACAGCTCGCTTGACGACCTCATGGTGAAAAAAGGGCACAGCCAACTCTCTTATGCACCTACATGCCTCAGTTGTATCACCATTCTTGATATATTCCTTTACAAGATCAGTAATCCTCCGCTTTACCTCCTCTACTGTGATGTATGTTGAACCACCCCAACGCCGCTCAAGTAACTCTGCATGGTGCGGTGCTGAAAGATAGCTCTTCGCTGCAATTTGTAATACTTGCATCCCCTTTGAAGACTCTGAAAGACTCCCTTTTGCCTTGCTGAGAAAAGCAGGTGGAAGAATGTCATCGACCACTGCTCGTGCAATGAAAAGAGCAaggacatcaaccgcatcagGGATGTCAACAGTCAAATCATCAACAGCCTGTAGCAGCATCACAAAGCCTAATTTGATTTGAGTTGAACTGAACACGTCACCATAAAGAGATGATAACATCACAGACACCATCTCTTTCTCCTTGTCATGCCTGTCCATTGCCATGGAAACAAGCTTCTTGATGAAGTAGCGATGGAAGTCATCATGACCCAACTCTTTAAGATCAGAAGAAGCCAATTTAACATCACCAGTGCTGAAATATTCTTCAATTATCGTGACAAGAGATTTCTTGTAGTCCTCCAGTGGGGTTGTTGGAGGGACTTCAACCAGTTCATATGGCTCCTGAGTAGCCAAAACACAACAAGATGAGTGCTCAAGTTTGACTTAGTAAGTAATACACATAAACAACATATTTCGACAAACTGAATGCGTGTCTATATTTACCAGTTTCATTTGGAATGAACAAATATCGAACAGTCCAACATTGCATGAAAGAGCAAGCAGATGGACTACATAGGTCAGGAAAATGAAGTATTACCTCATCACTATCATAGTTTGGATCATTCCGGTCAAGGAATGTGGCTGCATCAGCATCAATAAGTCTTCCCCAGGTGCCCTTGCCACCAGCACCATCTGCAGTTGAAAACATCATTTAATAAGAAATTTTAGCAATTTTGTATACATCAATAGTGGAAATTAGAACTAGTACTGCATGAAACACGGGAGACTGCAGCTACCTTCCTAGTGCAAGCATTTGATCAAATTCAGAGTGGTATTCAAGAACTCCCACAATAAGAAAAGGCTAAACTATGAATTGAACTCAGATCATAAATGGTTAACTACTTACACTCGTATCATACTATCATGTGACATATCACTCGGcacatagtttttttttaagaaacagCGATCTTACAGTGGAGTTAAACTTCATGTGCTGCATATTTGCTTTTCATACCAGGCTAGATGGCAAGTTGGCAACTACATGTTTAACTGTCATGGATTTGCATAGTTTCCTATGCAAATCCACgacagttaatttgggacggaggagtaGTAAACAGAAACAAGGCAACATTTAACAAACAGGTGGATCCATACAAGAGGAGTCACAAGCATAAAAAGGTCAAGTATTCCCGACAGCTGGAATCTGGTAATAGCAACTGAAGTCGATATATCACCTGCTTTAATATAAAACTGCTAACTGTTGAGTTCTGGAAGCAAATAGTATGTttcattggaaaaaaaaataccaatcTCAATTTGCACAGAAATTAAGTGGGAGCAAAACAGGCAAGCACTAAAGGAATCAGCAATTAAACACACAAAATAGCAACCCATATTCCAACAGAAGAAATTCAAGAATTCAAATGTGATAGGAAACTAAATGGCTTAGCATAGACCGTTAACCAAGATCCATAGTCGGGTAGAGTCGGTAGACAAAATTTGCCACTAGAAGGAGTAAAGAAGACTGCATCGAAGCATGTTGCATTACATGTATATTCTACAGTAACACTATAACCATAAGCCCACGTAGATAGTCCATACAAGTACACTTGGTCTATACGATGACAAGCATATCAGTGAAGCTAGATACAAATGCAACACTGAAGCCCATGTAGATAGTCCATACAAGTACACCTGGTCTATACAATGACAAGCATATCAATGAAGCTAGATACAAATGCAACACTGAAGTAAAGCTTACTGGAGTACTAATATTCTGTCTGGGATTTCAAAAAACAGCTAGAAGTAATAATAACGAGGATGTTAAATGAGTTTTCcagttattaataaaaataaaaggcaaAACAGTACAGGTAACAAACATAAAACAAGCCCAATGGTAATTGGCCGAATCCAACATAACGATCATTTAACTGACCAGTAACTAGAACAATGCGATAACTAAATGAGGCCAGCACACGCTTCATGTGCATTGTCAACTGAAATAACTAGAAGAATAAAAACAAAGCAGGTTTTGACATAAAAGCATGCTCAGTTGCTCATCTTTCACAATAAAGGTGAATCTGTTGTGCCCTATTGGATAAGCAAATATCAAGTCAAAGATAGTTGTCATCTTCCACGGATGCAGGCAAATAGGTGATATATCAGGATCAGGCAGTTACTGTCTTCCGACAAAATTATGTCCACATAAGAAACCATAGAATCTTTGTACACCTATGAATTGAAAGAACAGAGTGcgacaaaaataaaatcccaAAAAGGGTAACAAAGGCAACCAGAAACGGATAACTAATCCAACCAACTTAAATGCTACACAGCCAGATCAGAGTTGTCGTTATCCGATGAAATAATTCCCGTATAGGCATTAGGCAGCTCAGGACCACCAATCAACACACAAATAGAACCGCCGTTTCATGCACGCAAAGCCAATCCTCTACGTAGCAAGCGGCAGGTGCAGGTAGCCAAAATGTAATGCTTCAACTTAACTAGCCTATTGCAACAAAACCCCATATGCAGATGAATAAGAAGTCAAATCAAATCCATGACCCCTCAAATTAAATCTCACCAATGTTGTGTGCTGTATAGGGCACAATGTGCCACCTCAATATAACAAGAGCCCGACATCCATGGTACACAAACTAGCAGCATCAGCACAGTAGAACTACAGGAATAACATCCAAATAGATATCAACAGGTAGATGAACTCAGCTGCTAACCCAACATTCCCAGTGCCCTAAACCAGATATCTCCACATAAGGCATGAACAGCAAGTTAAGCAGCAATCCATCAACCAAAGCACTAACAATTAAAGTAACGATTACAGCACAGCAAATGGTCACATCTTATCATGTCCTAATCAAGCATGCCTAGCTCCGAAACCAGCACAATAACAACAAGGAAGCTACTAATTCAACAGGGCAAAACCAGATCGAGCGTCGCCCTCACCTTTCTTAACCTTGACGGCCTTCCCGGAATGCGCCCGACGCACGTTCCTGaccccgccgccccctccgccgcccctggccgcagccgccgccgcggcgcgctgctgctgctgttgctgctcgtagtgcagcagcagcgccgagGTGGTCCCCCCAGTGGGCGAGCGCGGCGACGCAAGCGACAGCGTCTCAGCGTTCTGCACCGCGATCCGGAGCTTCTCCCGCTGCTCCTGCGTCAGGAACCCCCCGTTGTCCTTCCTCGGCGACGCCATCTCTCCActcccaccaccacctgcctgcagcagcagccacacaAATCACACCACCAAACCAAACCGAAGTCCGAAAACCAAATCAAATCAGCGTCCGCCTCACTTCACTCCGAAATGGGTGAAACGAAACGGAAATTCGAGCGAAGGCCTTGCGCATCCGACCATACACATACCTAGGGTTTTCCTCCGCGGATCGAGCGTTCGCCCCCCAGCAGACCCAAACCCCCAGCAGACCCAAACCCGTGCGCGAGATTCGCGTGCGTGCGTCGCGGCTCCGCAGAGAGCGAGCGAGTGGTGgtaatggattttttttttctcttcttccccttctccccTTTCGCTTTCcccgagagagaagagaaaaaaaagagaggagacaCTCGGAAGTTCTGAAGTGAGACGAGAGGACGGATGGATAGGGGGGGTGGGCATTTATATGGAGGCGCCGTGGGTTCCGGGACACGTCGCTGGTCGAACCAGACACGCACCCGCCTCCACGCGGGCCCCACCGACAACCGGGCCCCGCGTGTCATCGTGGGCGGCCTGGTCCGTGGGCCTCGTCCGGTTTCGCGGGCCGCCGGTTTGGGCCGCAAGTTCGCGGATCCCTACCGTCCATCCCCACGTGGCAGCCCACGGCTTCCCCCTTGCCCGTACTTCTCTTTGCGCACGCAGAGCAGAGCGTATCCCATTCTCTGAAATGCCGGGCAAGGAGATTCGCTGGCCAAGTTGTCAGTGAAGGTGGTGGGATCTTTTTGGGGTGACTGGGGGATTGGGTGGTCGGTGGGGGATAGGATCAGACCGTGAGTGAGAGTTTTTAGGGTTTAGCTTTGCTGGGAGTGAGGGCTGGGGGATCTTCTGCGGCAAGGCTGGCTGGCCACGGTGGCTTCAGGAACAAGAGGGAGGCCGTGATTGGTCAGGAGCGACGTGGATAAGGCGGATGACGGGATGAGAACGACGCGTCGGACTCAAGTCAAGATTTCTGTGTCGTACTCATATCTCCATCAGATTTTAGCTCAAATGATAGTACTACCACGATGCTCCAAGATCCCCTTGGCAAAAAAATACAGTTCCACTTGGCCACCCATTTTCATCTCCATGATTTGTAACCGATCAGTAACACCATACATAATGAAGGTCACGATGACACGATTGCTGTTTGGAACGTGGAAATTTAGTGGAAAATTTGACTCGTGtcattctattttttttccatcagAACCGTGTAAATTAATTTAGTGTGTTTGCAGACGGGTGTTTGAAGAACCACTAGGCATGTGTTTAGAGTGATGTGTACTTGAAGCTTTTGAAGAGAGAGCTGCTGGAAGAGGTGGCTTTAGTCTTAAGCTTCTGTTGGACTTATCTACAAGTAGGGGCTGCATGGTACCTGTGCTCAAGCCACAGCTTCATCGAGAAGGTAGCTAGATCGATCTCGACTCAACACAGAGGACAGAGCCATCTTCATCAGATCAGTTCAAACTATCTGGTGCCATGAATATAAGATCCACTTGCCGACGCGCACATTTCATCCGgatgattttattttgtgcataTGTCAGACGATTGAGAAAAGCAGCTCCTGTGTCTCAAAAGAAACTAGATGAtacccgcacgttgttgcggcaATTACTTTTGATTATTCTGAAACATAAACCATACATGCAGCAAATATGATATTGCGGATCGTAACTATCAGAGAATTGCAATATTAGAAATTCAAATTAGACTCTTGCATCAAATATCTTTAATAAAGGAAAAGTAAGGTAAAACAGCATGATATGTATATGAGGGAATattcaaaaataaatctaGAGAATTAGGAAAATACAAACATTAGCAATTGTAAGTAAAGGTAGGGACACTATACTTAGCAACTTGGGTATCGGGAGGATACAATGCAAAGCCATGCCCTTAGACAACACTAAGCATAACAACACGTATCATACATGCCTTCGGGGTTGGTAATACACGTATATAGAAAAATTAGAAAGGATCGGGCCGGTCACTGATGAAATTGTTCTGGTCATAGTAAGTAATGTGAGCTGAAGACCAGAGTTGGAGGAACACTGTAGTAGCACGTGCAGGACACACGTCCAATGATGAACCGGAGATCTGCCATGGAAGATGCCGCCACGCTACTCAAGATGTCTATCTCCGCGCGCGAGCAAGTCATGTCCACTCCATGTATCCTCGACGCACTCGCCTCCAAGCtccgggcggcgggcgccatTCAATGATCAGCACACGCCTTTGCTTGTTCACCACGGGGTCGCCACTGTCGCCAGCCTCCTCTGCATCGACGCCTACCACCCAATCGTCAACGCCAAGCGCTCGTTCCTTGCCTCATCTGCTCAACCAAGCGGCTCGTCGAGCTCGTCGCCGTGCTTGCCCTGTTCGTGCTCGTTGTGGCTGACAGGAGGAACGACATCGTGGAGGACGCGTGGCTGCCATGGTCACGCAGGTGCCCAGAGGGCCTGGACTCGTTTTTGGCCATGATCGCTGCAGCCACTGAAGTCTGAAGGCCAGGCCGCCAAGGAGAAAACGGAGCCCACGCTCCTCAATTTGGTCTTGGCCACAATGAGCGCTGCAGTCAAGTGAAGTGGCGTGAGCTCCGCATGCCCGGGATGAAGAGGAATGCGCGTGAACTCTGGATCTGAGGCCTGGAGTGCGGAATCGAGATTGGAGAGCTGGATTTGGGGATTTCTCATAGCAAGAGTGCCCACGGACGGACCATATATATGAGTTGAGAAGGAAACCGAAGCAGAGGATAAATGACCAAGATTAACCATCGATCGCGTCTTTAATTCCAAAGGAGACTCAGCAGAGATTTACTGTTGAGAGGAAGATGAAAGGAAACATAATTGAGAAATAAACCGTCATCGGTCTCTGGAAGTGCCCCATGGATTCAAGATGGTGCACGGGCCCGGAAACATGCACGCATAGTAGTTTGGGAGGGCAATCGACCCGCAGGGGAGCGGCGCACAGCAGGGCAAAGATCGGGCACATGAGGAGAAAGGGGAGGACGGAACGGCAGCAAGCgaatgctgattttttttcccgctACACAGACCACATCGGTGGAGCTTTTTTCCCAGCTGTGGGCTGCGAACCTGGCCCAGGCGGAAGCATATCCAAACGCTAACGACGTGGGAATAGAACAAACGCGAGGGAACAACGCGGTGATAAAAGCGATGACGCTGACATGGATATGCTGATGCTGAGGTGGATAGGTTGCATGTGCAGCTTGCTAATTTAAAAGCACTTAGTGGGCTTCAAATTTATAGGATCGCTGCAGCCACGAAGTCTGAAGGCCAGGCCGCCAAGGAGAAAATGGAGCCCACGCTGCTCAATCTGGTCTTGGCCACAATGAGCGCT includes:
- the LOC100827993 gene encoding protein STICHEL-like 2, whose amino-acid sequence is MIEGRRHSVDIPISRALVAVMRSRSLRDPDTNSLAKFSAKKTIWEGCSLEEDELEGGNYGRHSFSYNMYDHVQRRREEFGGRLANSPISIIKANARVKAALHNQNCCSTISGMSRAAKDRGFSLVIEGEELGRMDSHESGARSLLQKYRPRFFSELAGQNAVAQSLSSAVSQGKLAPIYLFHGPHGIGKTSAARIFAATLNCHSPGGNQPCGNCDECVAIFSGISSSVVEIDASKLDCKARVAALLRSACEVPASSNFKVLIVDDCQHMDKEGWYSIYSSLEGIPDSSIFVMITSDVDKLPSNSAGWCQSYRFCKVDDAEIVRRLSKICTKEGMEFEAEALELLARKASGSIRDAVQMLDQLTLLGKRISRSVTYDLIGDVSDEELLDLLNLSMSSDAATIVRRARELLSSKVDPLQLLAQLANLIMDILAGKHQSDSSEVRKVIGKNTSADVDVHRLRNALEILSETEKQLKTTKNQSTWLTAALLQFNMREPYCLETLDDTAVSSMFTESQTDDGAGVLKDESLETSSHLCYQNKMGCLDMNLGDPDVLETIWMKALENCTSNSLHNLLQKDGKLSSLYTTQGVAVAELQFCHPEDVPTSETFWMPLVGSLQNLLKCNVDIRINLSPISMSNRAGSKNSSVSLVMQSREDQETRNQAATDCRTVASSRRECPSPPLPGQPREKPSHILGCLHGADRDMGDAESRILSYQKIPAIPEAASTPGNNVETASRAGGHTPKADQDRPRRRRGCFSKIIPRGEPAPCRNPEPPRQPRKGLFSCCFCKIRPDCRTKADAVYRSETWQVSHG
- the LOC100842871 gene encoding uncharacterized protein LOC100842871, which translates into the protein MASPRKDNGGFLTQEQREKLRIAVQNAETLSLASPRSPTGGTTSALLLHYEQQQQQQRAAAAAAARGGGGGGGVRNVRRAHSGKAVKVKKDGAGGKGTWGRLIDADAATFLDRNDPNYDSDEEPYELVEVPPTTPLEDYKKSLVTIIEEYFSTGDVKLASSDLKELGHDDFHRYFIKKLVSMAMDRHDKEKEMVSVMLSSLYGDVFSSTQIKLGFVMLLQAVDDLTVDIPDAVDVLALFIARAVVDDILPPAFLSKAKGSLSESSKGMQVLQIAAKSYLSAPHHAELLERRWGGSTYITVEEVKRRITDLVKEYIKNGDTTEACRCIRELAVPFFHHEVVKRAVTLGMESPATEALIIKLLKEAAEEGLISSSQMMKGFSRVAESLDDLSLDVPSAKSQFQTLVPKAVSEGWLDSSYVPSGANGHVQDDDHEKLRRYKKEAVSMIHEYFLSDDIPELIRTLKELGFPEYNPIFIKKLITIAMDRKNREKEMASVLLSSLSMELFSTEDVVKGFIMLLESAEDTALDILDASDELGLFLARAVIDDVLAPLNLDEIGSELPPKCSGAETLNMARSLASARHAGERLLRCWGGGTGCAVEDAKDKIAKLLEEYESGGDLGEACNCIREMGMPFFNHEVVKKALVMAMEKKTERTLELLQECFGEGIITINQMTKGFSRVRDGLDDLALDIPDAPEKFLSYVEHAKKNGWLVSSFGASAST